The following are encoded together in the Lathyrus oleraceus cultivar Zhongwan6 chromosome 3, CAAS_Psat_ZW6_1.0, whole genome shotgun sequence genome:
- the LOC127132712 gene encoding outer envelope pore protein 16, chloroplastic-like: MPRSNFSGSLSSPKLDVVIDMGNPFLNLTVDGFLKIGAVAATGSVVEDTFHIIRKGSISSNDFEKSLKKMCKEGAYWGAIAGVYVGMEYGVERIHDTRDWKNAMFGGAVTGALVSTSNNNKKDKIAVDAITGAAIATAAEFINYLT, from the coding sequence ATGCCTCGTAGCAATTTTTCAGGGTCACTGTCTTCTCCCAAGCTGGATGTGGTTATAGACATGGGCAATCCATTCCTTAACCTCACTGTTGATGGTTTCTTGAAGATTGGAGCTGTTGCAGCTACAGGATCAGTTGTAGAGGATACCTTTCATATAATTCGAAAGGGAAGTATCTCAAGTAATGATTTTGAGAAATCTCTGAAGAAGATGTGTAAAGAAGGTGCATACTGGGGAGCTATAGCCGGCGTATATGTTGGAATGGAATATGGTGTAGAGAGGATCCACGACACCAGGGACTGGAAGAATGCCATGTTCGGAGGTGCAGTGACAGGGGCTCTGGTATCTACATCCAACAACAATAAAAAAGACAAGATTGCAGTAGATGCCATTACAGGTGCTGCAATTGCGACAGCTGCAGAATTCATAAATTACCTTACCTGA